In the Telopea speciosissima isolate NSW1024214 ecotype Mountain lineage chromosome 6, Tspe_v1, whole genome shotgun sequence genome, TCAGATAATCAAAGAAAAAGGTTAAAGCTCCTAAATTACTACTGACTCATTATGTACTTCTGTCACGGCAGTGGTTCGAGAAAAAGATGTCTGTTGGGAATACTGTGAGAAGTTAGAAGGAAATAAGGTGAGATGTAGATTTTGTCAAAAAGTTCTGAATGGGGGTATTAGTAGATTGAAACATCATCTTTCTCGACTGCCTAGTAAAGGTGTTCATCCATGTAGCAAAGTAAGGGATGAAGTAACTGATAGGGTAAGGGGCATTATAGCACTAAaggaggaagggaaagaagCTGCTAGTGCTAAAAAGCAACGGCTTGCAGAAACTAAACCTCCTGTAAATATGCCTGCAAGTAAAACTCTCATTTCTATGGAAGCAATGACACCGATCACAAAAGTATTTCCTTCTGGCACACAGATGGCCCCATCACCTTCGTTTGACAGGGAAAATGCCGAGAGAAGTATTGCTTTGTTCTTTTTTGAGAATAAACTGGACTTCAGTGTTGCTCGTTCTTCTTCCTATCAATTGATGATGGAAGCAGTAGCAAACTGTGGTCATGGCTTTCGAGGCCCATCCTCAGAAACCCTGAAGACCACATGGTTAGAGAGAATGAAAACGGAAGTGAGCcaacaatcaaaagaaattgagaaagagTGGGCCACCACTGGTTGTACGATCATTGCAGATACATGGACAGACAACAAATCAAGAGCTCTGATAAACTTCTTAGTGTCATCGCCGTCAGGAACCTTCTTCCACAAATCTGTAGATGCCTCCACCTATTTCAAGAACACAAAATGGCTTGCGGATTTATTTGATTCAGTCATTCAAGATTTTGGCCCGGAAAAtgttgttcaaataatcatggATAATGCTCTGAACTATGTTGGTGTTGGGAGTCAAATCATGCAAAACTATAGCACCATTTTCTTGTCTCCTTGTGCTTCTCATTGTTTGAATTTGATCTTGGAAGACTTCTCTAAAATTGATTGGGTTAATCAATGTATCCTACAAGCACAAACTATTTCTAGGTTTGTATACAATCATACATGGGTGCTTGATCTAATGAAAAAATTCACTGGGGGGCAAGAAATTGTTCGGACCGGTATCACAAAGTCTGTGTCAAATTTTCTCTCCTTGCAGTCCATGTTGAAACAGAGGTCAAGACTGAAGCACATGTTCAATAGTCCAGATTATTCAACTAATCCTGCTTATGCTAATAAACCACAGAGCATATCATGTAGAGCCATCCTTGAGGATAATGACTTCTGGAGAGCAGTTGAAGAGTGTGTGGCTGTTTCTGAGCCTTTACTGAAAGTGTTGAGGGAGGTTTCTGGTGGAAAACCTGCTGTGGGGTCCATATATGAGTTTATGACCAAGGCCAAGGAATCTATTAGGACATATTATATTATGGATGAGAATAAATGCAAGACGTTTTTAGACATAGTGGATAGAAGGTGGCAAAACCAGCTCCATTCACCTCTACATGCAGCCGCAGCATTTCTGAATCCTAGTATTCAATACAATCCTGAAGTTAAATTTCTTGGCATGATAAAGAAAGAGTTCCTTGATGTTTTGGAGAAACTTCTACCAACACCCGAATTGAGGCATGATATGACTGGACAAATTTTTGCATTTAAAAAGGCACAAGGGTTGTTTGGTTGTAGCCTAGCAAGAGAGGCACGCAATACAATATCACCTGGTATGCATACACATTATTTCTCAATATTGATTCAAGATGAATCTTGTCATTTTGTTTCTCCAGCATCACTTTTCTTGATATGTATTATGTAATGCATGTGGTATGATTTTAACATACTACCAAttgagtaatttttttttattctagacCATTGGTCTGCTTGTCTGAAAAAGAAGAGGGTCCAATTACATTTGATGGATTCCGTTTCTGATGGGTGAGTTTGGATTTGTTGGTCCCCTAATAAGGTTCATCTGTTGAAAAGTCTATTTGATCAGCCAGGTAATGTgcagtcgacctcgaaccagggaaaccagcgggagatcgattgcagcaggatcaataaaataaaagaacaagcTAAATAACTGAAACTGAATTTTTTaattgctattttctgtttacatatgaaagaagaacatcaaaggataggaaagaggaagaaagggatatagaagggggaataggatcagctatctcagcccatcatcctctcacccacgGTATCTCACCGTTGccgcatctcacagcttcatcaatagctcttttctcttcaatctccgTCCCCTTCTGCTCAGCCgcatacatgtatttataataaagcaacccaatcctaatctaagtaagaaactaattaataaaacctataaaacagaaactagactctaactaggattcccaattaggattacaactcaaataagaaactaaactaaataagtgtctaataataaaaataacaccaaaaatcAACTCCCCTAagccagcagtccatatcagccccAAAATTACTGTTCGTatgaacagtgtcacgtgaacagtaactcccccccccctttttccttttttttcttcttctttggtcttCTTCAGGCTTCAATCTACATCACCGGGGAAGAGGGGTTAATGCTTTGTACATCAAAGTATGCTTTCAGCATAAACCTTAACTTACATTCATCATTTCCGAAAGCATGTCATGTTTGTAAACTGTCTTGATATTGAGTTTCTGGGGGTTTTTACATCTGTTTGTCTAATCTTTTAAATGTCTATTAATGTTATGAAAATTTGGATATGTTGTGAATACACCATGCAGGTCTCTGGTGGGAACAGTATGG is a window encoding:
- the LOC122664094 gene encoding uncharacterized protein LOC122664094, which translates into the protein MVREKDVCWEYCEKLEGNKVRCRFCQKVLNGGISRLKHHLSRLPSKGVHPCSKVRDEVTDRVRGIIALKEEGKEAASAKKQRLAETKPPVNMPASKTLISMEAMTPITKVFPSGTQMAPSPSFDRENAERSIALFFFENKLDFSVARSSSYQLMMEAVANCGHGFRGPSSETLKTTWLERMKTEVSQQSKEIEKEWATTGCTIIADTWTDNKSRALINFLVSSPSGTFFHKSVDASTYFKNTKWLADLFDSVIQDFGPENVVQIIMDNALNYVGVGSQIMQNYSTIFLSPCASHCLNLILEDFSKIDWVNQCILQAQTISRFVYNHTWVLDLMKKFTGGQEIVRTGITKSVSNFLSLQSMLKQRSRLKHMFNSPDYSTNPAYANKPQSISCRAILEDNDFWRAVEECVAVSEPLLKVLREVSGGKPAVGSIYEFMTKAKESIRTYYIMDENKCKTFLDIVDRRWQNQLHSPLHAAAAFLNPSIQYNPEVKFLGMIKKEFLDVLEKLLPTPELRHDMTGQIFAFKKAQGLFGCSLAREARNTISPGLWWEQYGDSAPGLQRVAVRILSQVCSASTFERNWSTFQQIHSEKRNRLDKETLNDLLYINYNLKLASRMKGKPIETDPILVDDIDMTSDWVEESENPSPTQWLDRFGSALDGGDLNTRQFSNAMFGANDHIFGL